One Alkalinema sp. FACHB-956 DNA segment encodes these proteins:
- a CDS encoding anhydro-N-acetylmuramic acid kinase: MRVIGLISGTSVDGIDAALVNLSGQQDDLQAELLSFATYPYPVDLRDRILAVCAGSPLSMAELAELDDAIATCFAEAAIAINQDHPPAQLIGSHGQTVFHRPPTPDRLGYSLQLGRGEVIAHKTGVPTVSNFRAADIAVGGQGAPVVPPVDAALLTHPTRDRAVQNLGGIGNVTYLPSVQSKVQHPNLKLQGWDTGPANVLIDLAVTQLSQGQQTYDRNGSWAAQGTPCQELVDRWLTQPFFCEPPPKSTGRELFGPEYFQQCWADAQLAHLSDADFLASLTELTAASIALNYRTFLPSVPQEVLLCGGGSRNTYLKARIQVHLPESQVMTTDDVGLNGDAKEAIAFAVLAYWHVLKLPGNLPEVTGAKYPVLLGEIHQVTEKICVIA; the protein is encoded by the coding sequence ATGCGAGTCATTGGGTTGATCAGTGGAACATCGGTTGATGGCATTGATGCAGCATTGGTCAACTTGTCCGGCCAACAGGATGACCTGCAAGCGGAACTGCTATCCTTTGCCACCTATCCCTATCCAGTGGATCTGCGCGATCGCATCCTGGCAGTATGCGCTGGGTCACCCCTATCCATGGCCGAACTGGCGGAACTGGACGATGCGATCGCCACCTGTTTTGCCGAAGCAGCGATCGCCATCAACCAGGATCACCCACCGGCCCAACTGATTGGCTCCCATGGTCAAACGGTGTTCCATCGTCCTCCCACCCCCGATCGCCTCGGTTACAGCTTGCAACTGGGGCGGGGTGAAGTGATTGCCCACAAAACGGGAGTGCCGACGGTCAGCAACTTTCGGGCGGCGGATATTGCGGTGGGGGGCCAAGGTGCGCCGGTGGTGCCCCCCGTGGATGCCGCATTGCTGACCCATCCCACCCGCGATCGAGCGGTGCAAAACCTCGGGGGGATCGGGAACGTCACCTATTTGCCCTCGGTGCAGTCCAAGGTGCAGCATCCCAACCTGAAACTCCAGGGCTGGGATACGGGGCCTGCGAACGTGCTGATCGACCTAGCGGTGACGCAGTTATCTCAAGGTCAACAAACCTACGATCGCAACGGATCCTGGGCCGCCCAGGGAACGCCTTGCCAGGAATTGGTCGATCGCTGGCTGACCCAACCGTTTTTCTGCGAACCGCCGCCCAAATCGACAGGTCGAGAACTGTTTGGCCCCGAGTATTTCCAGCAGTGTTGGGCCGATGCCCAGTTAGCCCACCTATCCGATGCCGACTTTTTGGCCAGTCTGACGGAGCTGACTGCCGCCTCGATCGCCCTCAATTACCGGACATTCCTGCCCAGCGTTCCCCAGGAAGTTTTACTCTGTGGAGGGGGGAGCCGGAATACTTACCTGAAGGCTCGTATTCAAGTACACCTACCGGAGAGTCAGGTCATGACCACCGATGACGTGGGCCTGAATGGAGATGCCAAGGAAGCGATCGCCTTTGCGGTGTTAGCCTACTGGCATGTTCTGAAGCTTCCTGGTAATCTTCCGGAGGTGACGGGAGCCAAGTACCCTGTGCTTTTAGGGGAAATTCACCAAGTTACTGAGAAAATTTGCGTGATAGCATAG
- a CDS encoding Gfo/Idh/MocA family oxidoreductase, whose translation MVAGSAMESSTIGVALVGTGFGQKVHLPALQTHHRTQVVAVYHRDPDKAQAIAQAHQIPHACTTIDEILALPEVQAVSISTPPFTHYDIANAALTAGKHILLEKPTALNAIEARELYHLAAEKSLAATMNFEFRYIPTWQFFAELIQQGYIGQPRYIKVDWLVSSRADASRPWNWYAQKEQGGGVLGAIGSHAFDYLTWLFGAVRGVSVRLSTSILERPDPATGTLKPVTADDTSNITLELMDGTPIQVCLSSVTMQGRGHFLEVYGDRGTLVVGSSNQKDYVHGFQVWGGQGGQPLAELPVPDRLAFPRVFDDGRIAPIVRVVNEWVNSIDQQTAIAPSLREGVYSQLIMDCCHQSNEMHQWVEVPELDPFLNDEI comes from the coding sequence ATGGTGGCTGGCTCTGCAATGGAATCATCAACGATCGGTGTGGCCCTCGTGGGCACTGGATTTGGCCAGAAAGTTCATTTGCCCGCCCTGCAAACCCACCACCGCACTCAAGTTGTGGCCGTCTATCATCGGGATCCAGACAAAGCCCAAGCGATCGCCCAAGCACACCAGATTCCCCACGCTTGCACCACGATCGACGAAATCCTGGCGCTTCCTGAGGTGCAGGCTGTCAGCATTTCCACGCCCCCCTTTACGCATTACGACATCGCTAATGCAGCCCTGACAGCGGGAAAACATATCCTGCTGGAAAAACCAACCGCCCTGAATGCGATCGAAGCTCGGGAACTTTACCATTTAGCTGCCGAAAAATCCCTTGCGGCCACAATGAACTTTGAGTTTCGCTACATTCCCACTTGGCAATTTTTTGCGGAATTGATCCAGCAAGGATACATTGGCCAACCCCGCTACATCAAAGTCGATTGGCTCGTGTCCAGCCGCGCTGATGCTTCGCGCCCCTGGAACTGGTACGCCCAAAAGGAGCAAGGGGGTGGAGTTTTGGGCGCGATCGGATCCCATGCCTTTGACTACCTCACTTGGCTCTTCGGTGCGGTGCGGGGTGTCTCCGTTCGCCTCAGTACCTCGATTCTGGAACGGCCCGATCCCGCTACGGGCACCCTCAAACCCGTCACCGCCGACGACACCAGTAACATTACCCTCGAACTGATGGACGGGACGCCCATTCAAGTCTGTCTCAGTTCCGTCACGATGCAGGGGCGGGGACATTTCCTAGAGGTCTATGGCGATCGCGGCACCCTGGTGGTGGGTAGCAGCAACCAGAAGGATTACGTCCACGGGTTCCAGGTCTGGGGCGGTCAGGGCGGTCAACCCCTGGCAGAACTGCCCGTGCCCGATCGCTTGGCCTTTCCCCGCGTGTTTGACGATGGCCGCATTGCCCCGATCGTGCGCGTTGTTAACGAATGGGTCAACAGTATCGATCAGCAAACCGCGATCGCGCCCTCCCTGCGAGAAGGGGTCTACTCTCAACTCATCATGGACTGCTGCCACCAATCCAACGAAATGCATCAGTGGGTGGAAGTGCCAGAGCTCGATCCGTTTCTAAATGATGAGATCTAG
- the thrS gene encoding threonine--tRNA ligase yields the protein MSEDKIHLPKTSESEDLKKIRHTTSHVMAMAVQKLFPKAQVTIGPWIENGFYYDFDSPEPFTDKDLKAIKKEMIKIINKKLPVIREEVSREEAEQRIKALGEPYKLEILADIKTEPITLYHLGDQWWDLCAGPHVDNTSELDPKAIELESVAGAYWRGDETKAQLQRIYGTAWQSAEQLDEYKRRKEEAQKRDHRKLGKELGLFIFADPVGPGLPLWTPKGTLLRSILEDYLKQEQTKRGYLPVVTPHIARVDLFKISGHWQKYKEDMFPMMADNEEEKDKEIGFVMKPMNCPFHIQIYKSELRSYRELPMRLAEFGTVYRYEQSGELGGLTRVRGFTVDDSHLFVTPEQLSDEFMNVVDLILSVFKSLQLKNFKARLSFRDPENPGKYIGSDDAWEKAQGAIRNAVEKLGMEHFEGIGEAAFYGPKLDFIFQDALEREWQLGTVQVDYNLPERFDLEYVAEDGTRKRPVMLHRAPFGSLERLIGILIEEYAGDFPTWLAPVQIRLLPVGDDFVPFAKETVAKMQMLGIRAEVDLSGDRLGKLIRNAEKEKIPVMAVVGAKEVESNALSIRTRAAGELGSIPVAEVCDRLQAANADHGNF from the coding sequence ATGTCCGAAGACAAAATTCATCTCCCCAAAACCAGCGAGTCAGAAGACCTCAAAAAAATCCGCCACACCACGTCCCATGTCATGGCGATGGCCGTGCAAAAGCTCTTTCCCAAAGCCCAAGTGACGATCGGGCCTTGGATTGAGAACGGCTTTTACTACGACTTTGATAGCCCGGAACCCTTTACTGATAAGGATCTCAAGGCAATCAAAAAAGAGATGATTAAAATCATCAACAAAAAACTGCCTGTGATTCGCGAAGAGGTCAGTCGGGAAGAAGCTGAACAACGCATCAAAGCCCTCGGCGAGCCCTACAAACTGGAAATTCTGGCAGATATTAAAACTGAGCCCATTACGCTTTATCACCTCGGCGATCAGTGGTGGGATCTCTGTGCGGGGCCGCACGTGGACAATACCAGCGAGTTGGATCCCAAGGCGATCGAACTGGAAAGCGTCGCTGGAGCCTACTGGCGCGGGGATGAAACCAAAGCCCAACTGCAACGGATCTACGGCACCGCTTGGCAATCCGCAGAGCAATTGGACGAGTACAAACGCCGCAAGGAAGAAGCCCAAAAGCGGGATCACCGGAAATTGGGGAAAGAATTGGGATTGTTTATCTTTGCCGATCCCGTTGGCCCCGGTCTGCCCCTGTGGACGCCGAAGGGCACCCTGCTGCGATCGATTTTGGAAGACTACCTCAAACAGGAACAAACCAAGCGCGGCTATCTTCCCGTCGTCACGCCCCACATTGCCCGTGTTGATCTGTTTAAAATTTCGGGACATTGGCAGAAATACAAAGAAGACATGTTCCCGATGATGGCGGACAATGAAGAAGAGAAGGACAAAGAAATCGGTTTTGTGATGAAGCCGATGAACTGTCCCTTCCACATTCAGATCTACAAGAGTGAATTGCGCTCCTATCGTGAACTGCCCATGCGGTTAGCGGAATTTGGCACGGTCTACCGCTACGAGCAATCGGGCGAACTAGGCGGTCTGACTCGGGTACGGGGCTTCACTGTTGATGATTCCCACCTTTTTGTGACACCGGAGCAGCTCAGCGATGAGTTCATGAATGTGGTGGACTTGATTTTGAGTGTGTTCAAGAGCTTGCAACTCAAGAATTTCAAAGCCCGTCTCAGCTTCCGCGATCCGGAAAATCCAGGCAAATACATCGGTTCCGATGACGCTTGGGAAAAAGCCCAGGGAGCTATTCGGAATGCTGTGGAAAAATTGGGGATGGAGCATTTTGAAGGGATTGGTGAAGCAGCCTTCTATGGCCCTAAACTGGACTTCATTTTCCAGGATGCCCTGGAGCGGGAGTGGCAGTTAGGGACTGTGCAGGTGGACTACAACTTGCCGGAGCGGTTTGATTTGGAATACGTGGCGGAAGATGGGACGCGCAAACGACCTGTGATGCTGCACCGGGCTCCCTTTGGTTCCCTGGAACGGTTGATTGGCATTCTGATCGAGGAGTATGCAGGGGATTTCCCCACCTGGTTAGCGCCAGTGCAAATTCGTCTGCTGCCCGTAGGGGATGATTTTGTCCCCTTTGCCAAGGAAACGGTGGCGAAGATGCAGATGCTGGGTATCCGGGCGGAGGTGGATCTCAGTGGCGATCGCCTGGGCAAACTCATCCGCAATGCCGAGAAGGAGAAAATTCCGGTCATGGCGGTGGTGGGAGCTAAGGAAGTGGAATCCAACGCCTTGAGCATCCGCACCCGTGCCGCTGGGGAATTGGGATCCATTCCAGTGGCTGAAGTCTGCGATCGTCTACAGGCCGCCAACGCAGACCATGGCAATTTTTAA
- a CDS encoding response regulator: MRIVVIEDEEDVRSNIVEILDSGGFESIDANNGATGLQMIRQYHPDLVLCDIKMGNGDGYAVLQEIRRDPSTAAIPFVFLSAKTDHSDVRHGMNLGADDYLTKPFRRVELLETITARLKKHQACSQSSLVESASGESASCENTDMAASAPQEWVSAISHDLRAPLTTIRMALRMMEMIPDRWRQYLSVAQLACEQGDRLIEQLLDQYVSSTAETDSSTTILDLQPWVEQRIAAFEVQAQVNQQSLTFELSTSIDRIEVSEITLHRVLVELLHNACKYTPPGGAIRLTLEIPATKPTTLRITLRNSAEIPTADLTRIFDRFYRAAPATVGLHSPHNDYAPKGSGLGLALVQSLVKQAQGEISVQSNQGWTTFYVSLPCTIVANP, encoded by the coding sequence ATGCGGATTGTAGTAATTGAAGACGAAGAAGATGTGCGATCGAATATCGTAGAGATTCTCGACTCCGGGGGATTTGAATCGATCGATGCCAATAATGGTGCGACAGGACTACAAATGATTCGCCAATACCACCCAGACTTAGTTCTGTGTGATATCAAAATGGGGAATGGCGATGGGTATGCCGTTTTACAGGAAATTCGTCGCGATCCCTCCACCGCTGCCATCCCTTTTGTTTTTCTGAGCGCTAAGACCGATCATTCCGACGTGCGTCATGGGATGAATCTCGGCGCAGACGACTACCTCACCAAACCCTTTCGGCGCGTTGAGCTATTGGAAACCATCACCGCACGACTGAAAAAGCACCAAGCTTGTAGCCAATCTTCACTGGTTGAATCCGCGTCCGGTGAATCTGCTAGCTGCGAAAACACCGATATGGCTGCTTCAGCCCCCCAGGAATGGGTTAGCGCCATTAGTCATGACCTGCGTGCACCTCTCACCACGATTCGCATGGCGCTGCGCATGATGGAAATGATTCCCGATCGCTGGCGGCAGTATCTCAGCGTGGCGCAGTTGGCCTGTGAACAGGGCGATCGTTTGATTGAACAGTTGCTAGATCAGTATGTTTCCAGCACTGCCGAAACAGATTCCTCGACCACGATTCTGGACTTACAGCCCTGGGTTGAACAAAGAATTGCCGCGTTTGAAGTCCAAGCCCAAGTCAATCAACAATCTCTCACCTTCGAGCTATCAACCTCCATCGATCGCATTGAAGTGAGTGAGATTACACTCCATCGGGTCCTGGTAGAACTGCTACACAATGCCTGCAAATATACCCCCCCAGGAGGAGCTATCCGGCTGACACTGGAGATTCCCGCAACCAAACCGACCACCCTGCGCATCACGTTGCGGAACTCTGCGGAAATTCCAACCGCCGATCTGACTAGGATTTTCGATCGCTTCTACCGGGCTGCACCTGCCACCGTGGGTCTTCATAGCCCCCACAATGACTATGCCCCTAAAGGCTCTGGACTAGGATTGGCCTTAGTGCAATCACTGGTTAAACAGGCCCAGGGAGAAATTTCAGTCCAGAGCAACCAAGGATGGACAACTTTTTACGTCAGTTTACCCTGCACCATTGTGGCAAACCCATAA
- a CDS encoding PAS domain S-box protein: MMQDEVRLVSPSNTPLQNTSQVDAARYQAFVHNSPDLVGCCLPDGTLTFVNPALGTFLQVAPEAVIGHNLPLLLQQANKPTLAERFQAILAQLGPQCWIVETEWTDPIQLDPIQPDPMHGEAVTDEQSMALTDLHQPLQHSGLPPQSGLSPQTWHWRIQGIRDPLGTIAEIQWVGRLITVQNTQNVQNTQTSTDRLTQRMQRRPLGAPSPQTSNILPELPQGQITHFLQSITDGVVTLDRQWQLTYLNPAALGILGQPASLVVGQVLWTVCPAMDQTPVGACLRRAMETGIPQYGVEYAIDDRCYTVQVYPSELGLSVYFRNMTEMAKTVQARNQAEAGLRESEERFRQLAENIQQLFWMYSIEDKRLIYISPTCESVLGETSQACYRKQWHDWLDHVALPDRAAVLQASKQSRRGQITEVVCRILRPDGTERDLLTRAFPVRNAAGKVYRVAGIAEDITDRQKQESWLRLLESVIVNANDAVVITEAEPVQLPGPHIIYVNRAFTRMMGYEPEDVIGKTPRILQGPKTDLHTLEHIRSALHQWKSVLVEVINYRKDGSEIWVELSIFPVADQTGRYHYWVGIQRDITERKRAEADMKIALVKERELSELKSRFVSTTSHEFRTPLSTILSSADLLEYYAADGSPKKQLEHINRIQNAALNMNHLLNDILIIERAEAKKLKFDPIELELRSFCQALIEETQLNDRHQHPLRFMVTPDAATLPAYMDERLFSQILNNLLSNALKYSPANQPVSVNLGWTTSQIILRIQDEGIGIPLEDQGRLFEPFHRATNVGSVSGNGLGLAIVKQSVDIHRGQIQIHSQVNVGTTIQVTLPRFAPRSSP; this comes from the coding sequence ATGATGCAAGATGAGGTTAGGCTTGTTTCCCCATCCAATACGCCATTGCAGAATACATCACAGGTGGATGCAGCGCGCTACCAAGCTTTCGTCCATAACAGTCCTGACTTGGTCGGGTGTTGTCTGCCAGATGGGACTCTAACCTTTGTCAACCCTGCTTTAGGGACTTTCCTACAGGTTGCCCCAGAAGCGGTCATCGGCCACAACCTACCACTGCTATTACAGCAAGCCAACAAACCGACCTTAGCCGAGCGGTTTCAAGCCATCCTAGCCCAGCTGGGGCCTCAATGTTGGATTGTAGAAACAGAATGGACTGATCCGATTCAGCTTGATCCGATTCAGCCTGATCCGATGCATGGCGAGGCCGTCACCGACGAGCAATCAATGGCCCTCACTGACCTGCACCAGCCATTGCAACATTCAGGGTTGCCCCCTCAGAGCGGCTTATCACCGCAGACTTGGCATTGGAGAATCCAAGGCATTCGAGACCCCTTAGGCACGATCGCAGAAATTCAATGGGTAGGTAGGCTAATCACTGTTCAGAATACCCAGAATGTCCAGAATACCCAGACTTCGACCGATCGACTCACCCAGAGGATGCAACGACGGCCCTTAGGGGCTCCCTCGCCTCAGACCTCAAATATCCTTCCTGAACTCCCGCAGGGTCAAATTACTCACTTTTTGCAGAGTATTACGGATGGCGTGGTGACCCTCGATCGGCAGTGGCAGCTGACCTATCTCAACCCAGCAGCCCTGGGGATTTTGGGGCAGCCAGCTTCGCTAGTGGTTGGGCAAGTCCTTTGGACAGTCTGTCCTGCCATGGATCAAACGCCGGTGGGCGCTTGTTTGCGGCGGGCCATGGAGACGGGAATCCCCCAGTATGGTGTTGAGTATGCAATCGACGATCGCTGCTATACGGTACAGGTTTATCCTTCCGAGCTAGGATTATCTGTCTATTTCCGCAATATGACAGAGATGGCAAAAACCGTGCAAGCCCGCAACCAAGCCGAAGCCGGTTTGCGAGAAAGCGAAGAACGGTTCCGCCAACTGGCAGAAAACATTCAACAATTATTTTGGATGTACTCCATTGAAGACAAGCGGCTGATTTACATCAGTCCCACCTGTGAGTCAGTCCTGGGGGAAACGAGTCAAGCGTGCTATCGCAAACAGTGGCATGATTGGTTAGACCATGTGGCATTACCCGATCGGGCGGCAGTCCTACAGGCCAGTAAGCAATCCCGTCGAGGTCAAATCACGGAGGTGGTTTGTCGGATCCTGCGGCCCGATGGCACGGAGCGAGACTTGCTAACTCGGGCCTTTCCCGTCCGCAATGCAGCGGGTAAAGTCTATCGCGTGGCAGGAATTGCTGAAGACATTACCGATCGTCAGAAACAGGAAAGCTGGCTGCGTCTGTTGGAGTCGGTAATTGTCAACGCGAACGATGCGGTGGTGATCACAGAAGCAGAACCTGTACAACTCCCCGGCCCCCACATCATCTACGTCAATCGGGCCTTTACCCGCATGATGGGTTACGAACCGGAAGATGTGATTGGCAAAACACCCCGCATTCTCCAAGGCCCGAAAACGGATCTGCACACGCTGGAACATATTCGATCGGCATTGCACCAGTGGAAGTCTGTGCTGGTGGAAGTGATCAACTATCGCAAAGATGGATCGGAAATTTGGGTAGAGTTAAGCATTTTCCCCGTGGCGGATCAAACCGGGCGTTACCACTACTGGGTCGGGATCCAACGGGATATTACTGAACGAAAACGGGCTGAGGCGGACATGAAGATCGCCCTCGTGAAGGAACGGGAACTCAGCGAATTGAAATCTCGCTTTGTATCCACCACCTCCCACGAATTTCGCACGCCCTTAAGCACCATTCTCTCGTCGGCGGATTTGCTGGAATACTATGCCGCTGATGGGTCGCCCAAAAAACAACTGGAACACATTAACCGAATTCAAAATGCTGCGCTTAACATGAATCATTTGCTCAATGACATTTTGATTATTGAGCGAGCGGAAGCCAAAAAATTGAAATTTGATCCGATCGAATTGGAACTCCGCAGTTTCTGCCAAGCCCTGATCGAAGAAACCCAATTGAACGATCGCCATCAGCATCCCCTACGATTTATGGTCACCCCCGATGCTGCCACGCTCCCTGCCTATATGGATGAGCGACTCTTCAGTCAAATCCTGAATAACCTGCTATCCAATGCACTGAAGTATTCCCCTGCCAATCAACCAGTGTCTGTTAACCTGGGTTGGACGACCAGCCAGATTATCTTGCGCATCCAAGACGAAGGCATTGGCATTCCGCTAGAAGATCAAGGTCGGTTATTTGAGCCGTTTCACCGAGCAACCAACGTTGGATCCGTTTCAGGGAATGGTTTGGGGTTGGCGATCGTCAAGCAATCCGTAGACATTCACCGAGGCCAGATTCAAATTCACAGCCAGGTCAACGTTGGCACAACAATTCAAGTCACCTTGCCACGCTTTGCGCCCCGATCGTCTCCCTAG
- a CDS encoding ParM/StbA family protein, which translates to MTATSTRPPRAKKEAPPVIAPTLTKTLALDAGNYELKYWDGLGNPKAIRSMRFQLPKGRDPVRYSDSSPLVELPNGLRFHFGTQAYKYRRQQQTVIENKVDLAKLHLYACVEPGAIVDDVCQMSLNLFVSTPEPEKHRDAIKSQLLGIHEFKRNDTQFQITVEKVEVEREGLGSYRCAQRMGIIHETGYTIVIDIGGGTWLSRLIDAEGEVIDENVMDRGGAYELATAISFDKRLTNVLGTTADPGVIMDGFRHDHAYADTGQSWKEWLEEYLDPWYKNIFRTVKSQYTPFMPRVTRFLITGGSSHLIADRLQGFKLFAVMPEPQFANVRGLFPGDTQLCMTTN; encoded by the coding sequence ATGACGGCGACCTCAACACGTCCCCCTCGCGCCAAGAAGGAAGCCCCCCCGGTTATTGCACCGACGCTCACCAAAACCCTCGCCCTAGATGCGGGGAATTACGAACTGAAATATTGGGATGGCCTGGGCAATCCTAAAGCCATTCGATCAATGCGCTTTCAACTGCCCAAGGGTCGGGATCCCGTGCGCTATTCTGATAGTTCACCGTTAGTCGAGTTACCCAATGGCCTGCGCTTTCACTTCGGAACCCAGGCGTACAAATACCGCCGTCAACAACAGACGGTGATTGAGAATAAAGTAGATTTGGCCAAGCTGCACCTCTATGCCTGTGTGGAACCGGGCGCGATCGTGGATGATGTTTGCCAGATGTCCTTAAACCTGTTTGTCTCCACACCGGAACCGGAGAAACACCGCGATGCCATTAAGTCTCAGCTTTTGGGAATCCATGAGTTCAAGCGTAATGATACGCAGTTTCAAATCACGGTTGAGAAAGTGGAAGTCGAACGGGAAGGCTTAGGTTCCTATCGCTGTGCCCAACGCATGGGTATCATTCACGAGACGGGTTACACGATCGTCATCGATATTGGGGGCGGAACTTGGCTCAGTCGCTTAATTGATGCTGAAGGTGAAGTGATTGACGAAAATGTTATGGATCGCGGAGGAGCCTACGAATTGGCCACGGCGATTAGTTTTGACAAGCGGCTAACCAATGTTTTAGGAACCACAGCAGATCCCGGTGTAATCATGGATGGATTTCGCCATGATCACGCCTATGCAGATACCGGACAATCTTGGAAGGAATGGTTAGAGGAATACTTAGATCCTTGGTATAAGAACATTTTCCGCACAGTGAAATCGCAATATACGCCGTTTATGCCGCGCGTTACACGGTTTTTGATCACAGGGGGGAGTTCCCATTTGATTGCCGATCGCTTGCAGGGCTTTAAACTGTTTGCGGTCATGCCGGAACCCCAATTTGCCAACGTTCGTGGTTTATTTCCTGGAGACACCCAACTATGCATGACAACAAACTAA